From the genome of Pieris brassicae chromosome Z, ilPieBrab1.1, whole genome shotgun sequence:
TGTGATGGTCACCGCTATTAAGTGTGTACTTGCAAGTATAAATTatacctatttttaaatacaggcAAACGTTTTCAAACCATTGTGTGATAGAACCAGGCTTaacatataaaactatataattgcATACAGTCGAAACTGACGAGGACATCAATGACGGTTGATAATTTTTCACTATCGTTACTATGAGCGTACATACGTGTGCCTACGGTTTTGTTCAGTTGAAATTGTTGTttcaaacaaacaattaaagaaaGCACACGTtaacaatatacataaaaacttcAAAGGAAGAAAAAAGGGGGGAAAAGAGAACGAAACTTATGTACAAAGAGTACTTTttgcgtatttttttatatattaagggTATTCGTGTTGTGGTGTTATGCCGCTATTTCCTAATCTAATCATATCCGTACCGTAGTGTTTAAGAATGAGTTAACGTTATAATTGTATGGTCAAGAGTCTGATCACCTACGATTTTCCATTTAATAATTACGGAACCTCAAACATCTTTCAGTtctagcaattttttttatgttgtttCCTTGGTGCAGGTGTTCGAGGTGACGCAATATGTCCTTGCGCGTGCAGTAGTGAATCTATGTCTGTGTGTATCCGCCGTGCGGGACGTGGTGGATCCTCAGCCGGTCGTGGAGTCCTCTCAATGTCTGGACTTTCTTACGGCGTAGTCAGAGTGGATGCTGAGAACTCGCTAACGTCACTCACTTTGCAGGATTGCGGACAGGTTATGCCGTCATGTAAGTGTAccctatatatatttgtttattaaaacttattttatttaaaaatagaaccgaTATCTTCCTAATAGGCCGGCGTCGCATTTTAATAACTGCGCCAGCCTTCTCCTGTAATTATCTAATAAATTGAGGCTACCGACTGTAGCGCCATCAGCCGGGTTGACTTGTGAATTTAAACCATCCAGGGAGCCTCCCAAACGCGTacaaaaattcattcaaatcggtcgagccgtttaagaggagttcagtgacatacacacgtacagtacaataatatataaagattatgtATTCCTAGATCGTATCTAAATACTTGTCAAAACAAATTCCACCGTAtaagtgtatataaataatagctgttgtttatataaataagacatTTTAAACTGAATATTTTGTCCAGGTGTCATAGTGGTAGTAAAAATGGAGGGTCCAGCTTATCTCTGCAAGACAGATGAGGTTGGGGAAATCTGTGTATTATCTGGGGCCACTGGGTCTGGATATTGGGGTCTTCCGGGACTCACGAACACCGTTTTTCGGGTGCGACCTTTAGATGCTGACGGAGATGCAATTGGCGAAGAACATTACGTAAGAAGCGGTCTACTTGGATTCCTTGGACCTGGAGGTAACAAAGTTCTTTCTATAACCTTCACAATTCCAAACGTATCACCTCGCTGGAATTTCGCAGTTTGCTTTGCGATTATTGCCTTTCTAATGTTGTTTCAAATTACTAAACCCCCCCGTCTTGTACTAAACCCGCTTATTCGTTAACTGTATCATTTACTAATGTACTGCAAGTATCAAGGTAAGCTTCGTCTAGTTTGTTTATTTGCTAAAGTATACAAATATACTGAAATTATGTCTAATGTTTTATTGTACGATAGTGAACAAGAATTACAGAAGAGAGGAATAATAAATccgtaaaaaatacattttttatttattttacttaaattcaCCACCAACGCAGCACTGAAAATATTGctggtatatttaataatgcatATTTCGTGaaatttctcaaaaacgctttttaatttttataaaaacaattcagGTTTGGTCTTCGTATGTGGATCAAGGGACGGACTAATGACTGTCACGGGTCGTAAGCACAATATGGACGATATTATTGCCACTGTCCTTGCGGTTGAGCCCATGAAGTTTATTTACCGAGGTCGAATTGCCGTGTTCTCAGTTAGAGTTCTGCGCGATGAGAGAATCTGTATTGTCGCTGAACAGCGCCCGGATTGCGGAGAAGAAgaggtatttttaataagtttaaccCATATAAACCTCCTTcatattatacttaaaatcCCTCACTCGAATGTTTGTTTTGCTCATTTTAACCAACAGACTATGAAAACCTATCAAGGTCTTATATTAAGTATAcgtatttaaactaaatactttattaataaattactataaaattttcaGTCATTCCAATGGATGTCTCGTGTTCTACAAGCCGTTGACTCCATTCACCAAGTAGGCATATATTGCCTGGCTTTAGTTCAACCGAACTATTTGCCTAAAACGCCTTTGGGTGGTATACATCTGAGCGAGTGTAAGCGTCGGTTTCTCGAAGGAACTCTTCATCCCGCCAATGTACTGATGTGTCCACATACATGCGTCACCAACCTTCCAAAACCCCGTGAAATACATTCAGGTAAGTTTATTTATCACGCCGTTTTCCCGTAGCGGTAGACAGAAACCACGGACCTCCACTGGTTACGGTCctgatatatctatatatatcatCGGTTACGAGTTCTTTTAACTTGTCTTTTCTATAGAAAATCCAGTACGTCCTGGATTTGGTACAGGTACGACAAGGCCTACCCATCCCGATTTCACCATCTCTGGTTGTCTTGTTAACCGCTATTCATTCATCCGTTCCACATGTCCAAACCACTTAAGCATTCCATTGTCATTACTCTTCTATAAGCAAGTGATTTAATATTCGTTAAACCGTGGCTCGAACGATAGATAAACATCGAAATAAAGAAGAaatgatgtatttttttataaaaccacAGCGTATTCAAACTGGACAAAAGTGCGAAGATGCATCGTTCTAATAGAATGCACGTACATAATAACGTAGTTTTCCATACAATTTGTTACTACAAAAAAACTATGCGTTTTAAGTGTCAAAATGCAAATTTTgacttaaacaaaataatttaattttaaattactcagTTCTatggaaatttaattatttatattaagaataatattaagaaataaaaatgtgttttataggtttgtatattatatttaagatgtATAGGAGAAAtagtaaaaagaaatatgaaatCAAAGAAATTTCGTAGAATTacgcaaatattaaaaatgaacgGGAAGCCTCATACCTCAAGCTTAAATGTCCTTGGTTTTATTTTGTCCATTGTCATAATTGTTTACctataatgtaaattacatACCATTATTTTCGTTACAGACGTCGGCCCTGCCTCGGTAATAGTGGGTAATCTTGTTCAAGGCAATCGCCTCGCGTCCGCTCAAGGGCGTGATATGGGGTATTCTGATGATTCTGATGCAGCACGAAAGGTAAAACTGCTGTTCCTTGTTATCGATTATGAGGATAGTTATGGATTATCggtttacttaattttttttttttcagtatcAATTCATATCACAAATCTTAAGATGGCGCGCGCAAAGCACCTCTGACCATGTCATATTCACCCTACTCAACTCGAAAGGTGCAGCTACAAAAGTTCTCACGTGTGCTGAACTCCACAAGAAAGCCGAGAGAATTGGCAATTTGCTTTTAGAAAAAGGACGTGTTAATACTGGCGACCACGTGGCACTTATATTCCCACCGGGGCTTGATCTCATTTGTGCATTTTATGGTTGTCTCTACGTTGGAGCAGTTCCAGTGACTATTCGCCCCCCACACCCTCAAAATCTTCACACTACGCTGCCAACAGTTCGAATGATCGTCGACGTCAGCAAAGCTACACTAGTCCTTTCCAATCAATCTGTGATAAAATTATTGCGCTCTAAAGAAGCAAGCAATGTAATTGATAGCAAGGCGTGGCCTATCACTCTCGATACAGACGATATGCCTAAGAAGAAATTGCCTATTTTATACCGAGCGCCAACAGCGGAGATGCTGGCTTACTTGGACTTTAGCGTGTCGACTACGGGAATGTTGGCAGGGATCAAAATGTCGCATGCGGCCGTCACATCCCTTTGTCGCTCAATGAAAATAGCATGCGAATTGTATCCTTCCCGTCATATAGCTCTTTGTCTTGACCCGTACTGTGGTCTCGGATTTGCCCTCTGGTGTCTCAGCAGCATTTATTCAGGACACCATTCAATTCTCATACCTCCGTCTGAAGTCGAGATTAATCCAGCTCTATGGCTCAGCGCTGTGTCACAATACAAAGTGCGGGACACATTTTGTTCTTATGGGGTGATGGAATTATGCACTAAAGGTCTCGGAAGTTCTGTAAATCAATTGAAGGCGAAAGGTATAAATTTGGGATGTGTCAGAACATGTGTGGTGGTTGCGGAAGAACGACCAAGGATCAACTTGACAAACTCTTTCTCTAAACTGTTCTCGGCTTTAGGGCTCAGTCCAAGAGCTGTTTCGACGTCGTTTGGTTGCCGAGTGAATATTGCTATATGTCTACAAGGCGCGTCTAGTCCCGAACCATCCACCGTCTATGTAGATCTACGAGCTTTAAGAAATGACCGTGTCTCGCTGGTCGAGCGTGGTAGCCCACATTCCTTGTGTCTTATGGAGTCTGGAAAACTATTGCCCGGTGTAAAAGTGATCACAGCCAATCCTGAGACGAAAGGTCAATGCGGGGACTCTCATTTGGGAGAGATTTGGGTTCAGTCTCCGCACAATGCAAGTGGTTATTTCACGATTTACGGTGACGAGAGCGACTACGCTGACCACTTTAGTGCGCAGTTGGTAACAGGCAACACGGGTGAAGTGTACGCTAGAACGGGTTATTTGGGCTTTTTGCGGAGAACTGAAATAAGTACAACCGGAACTGGGGATGATATGTCCATGATATCACGTGATAGCGACACCGAGTCGCTGGCATCAGCTTGCGGCAGTATGAGTGGCTTGATGAATGACTCTCACGATACACATGACGCTGTATTCGTCGTCGGAGCACTTGACGAAACTATAATGCTGCGAGGTATGCGGTATCATCCCATTGATATAGAGAATTCAGTTATGAGATGCCATAAGAAAATCGCTGAATGGTaagtatttgataaaaattttGTATACCATTTAAGCgtattatatactaatacaGATTACAAACTGagctattattttataaaatacatataattttaaactgatGGTATTTTCAGTGCCGTATTCACGTGGACGAATCTTTTGGTGGTTGTCGTAGAACTGGATGGTAACGACAGCGAAGCTCTGAACTTAGTGCCTCTCGTGACCAACACAGTGCTGGAGGAGCATCACCTGATCGTTGGTGTCGTGGTTGTAGTGGACCCAGGAGTTGTTCCCATTAATTCACGCGGTGAGAAACAACGTATGCATCTCCGCGACGGATTCCTCTCCGACCAAATCGACGCTATTTATATCGCATATAACATGTAATATTTACCAAAGCACGGCATACACAACACGACACTCTCGAATTGAGCAATTTTCTCGCTGCAAGTGATAAAATGTCAATTGTTTGTGTATCCTTGCTCAATTAGGCCATACGATTCGAAGAATAGAGTCCCATCGGTTAATTAGTCTGCATAGCTGATATACAATGTGTTTAGCTTTATATACTCATTAAGATTCTGTGTATTTTCaatgctttttattattttagattagttTACGCAGTGTAAGTGTATTCAGCACATTttagagaaatttaaaataaatataaaaaaaaaatatttaccctTGACAAGGCACCCATTTAATATTTGAGATACTTCATTTGTTTAGATACGGAAATAGACAGTTAAAAAACGTAAAATTTTTACACCAGCGctaagaattaaatttaatctgATATTGACACAAGACTGATGAAAGTCTGAaaactatttgtttaatattaatttaagattcATTATGATTTGTGCCGTATAATCCGAAACCCTTCGAAATTTATTAATGCgcaaattttcaaaaaatagtTCTTGAGTTAGCATAATACGATAGGGACAATGAAATTTCATTTGTACACAATGATATTGTTGTGATTATTGTGaaacaagtaatttttaatgttagaagatataaatgtattactaccgataaataatatattttagattaagtgACTTATTGTGTAAACtgcatttaatgttttattttatcgtttattttatatgaatataccTTTAGACAATAAATTCATTAAGAATGGATTTCGATTGGCGTaggaaaacaagtttatttaagCACTAATAGCGCAAATGCAATGTTATATCATCGTTTTTCAGTTCTATGTagataaattcattttaagtaataatgtcGAAAGTTCGAAATTTACCTCAACTTTTCTGGTAATGTTTTGACTTAACTAAgtcatatgtttataaaaattattgtcttATGCAACTACTTAGATACGtagttttcaattttattaattttgtatgacAACTTGAGGtaattttggttttattttgcaTATCAAAACTTGTGCCAAGATTTCCATGTCACATGATTTCAATATCGCATCTTTGTTCTTTTAAGTTTATGATTAAAtgtttatgatatattttcacAACTGACTTATTAGaagtaatttttcttttattatattgatagtGGTTAGGATTTGAGAAAGTGTTACTTTCAGTAGTCcattccatatatttttttgtgtagcaaattaatattgataatataatataaatatttcttttttaaatctattatattttactgatTATTTATTGCTAAATTGTACatatgattttgttatttaattttatgttaaatggTTCTTTCTtagaataatacatattattttactgatGTCTGGAGTAAAGtaaaatccttttttatatttaaattcatttaaacatAGTATGTATTATcctcaataaatttaaactatagTCATCTTATTATGTAAGTATACCTAAAAgtagttaattataatgacTCAAGTTATTGAACAAaatgtcttaataataatcgtGTAATtcgtaatttataattatttataatttataggtaCGAGGTCCGACAAGTAAGTCgacttttttcaaaaaataatacgcGTAAAACCTGGCGTTTAAGCACAAGTAATGTACACTTTGTATAATCAAAATTCCATTAGTGacctaaatacataataaaatacacgCACAAAATTGTAATCTTTTGGCAATAActtgaattaaatttgtacGACGTTGTTAGGACTTTGTAACCATTATACAATTGTGATTAATTTctggaataataataaataaacttgcaTCTTTTATTCTCTTTTATATTTGTGCAATTCCTTTGAGTATGGTTTGTGTTCTTAATGtctaattaatttagataaacagataataaaaaagttagatTGCAATTTGCTTGGGCGCTGATAAGCAAAATATCTATATGATTTGCTCATCTGGcagacttttttttaataacgataaaaaatgttaaacaaaagaGGTATACTATATCATTAGCATCGTGTCTGCGTTTAAGGCTTTTTTTCCGGATCAGAATTCATATTAAGTTCGTaggtcaataaattaaaaaaaaaagtttatgcTACGAATAATCGCATTAATTTGCCATAATACCCGCTTTTCCGAAGATTCGCGGAATTCAATGAACTTGTTAACATGTAGAACAATATTAAAGTCTCTAagtaaaagttattataaatggAATAGACCCAATTACAGCTACGAGCGAACGATTAAGTTGAGCCTTTTTAACAGTTACACATCTGTCTCTTAGATTTTTGTTCGGTATCTAATGGTATTGAACATTAACTCGAGAGGCAGAAAGAGTTACGATTTTTTACACATTACATTACGCTTAAAACGCAGCAACGTACGACGTTAATTCGTAAAGAAATTTTTGTCGTAATGATCCGAACTACCTATCAATACCAATTACGAGCAAATTATATCAGCGTTCCATGTAACGTCACTATATTGAATGACGAATTCCTTAATCAATCGGCTTTgactttggttggtttagcttgctTTCCATACAATACACTAAAtatacactctacatagctTTACACcaactctcaataacgacagcaattgagtaataaagtactttattatcctagcccgcaataaactcgttTGTCGCaccatgcatacgaactttcggATGaagaaatttgttatttttttacaaattgtttttgacTGTTTTTGatcatgaattattattattcattagtaGTAGTCATGGATTAACTAAACGTTTTTCTTCGCTCCATTTAACGAAatctctataacgccataaaatgcacagtcCCTTCaatgtcgttatatagagtgTACACTACTTACAGTGTACAGTACTTAAATTAATCGCCAGCTCCGTAGGTCTATGTACCGCGTCCAAGTACTTCGCTTTTGCGCTTGTGAAACATTTTCTGTTATCTATGGTCGCTCTCTAATATACTCTTACGAGTATGTACTATATTGAAGCTGTGTCAATCTGTTGTCTTGCCAAGGTATATTTACGCTTAAAAAACTATACTCTTTGATTGATATACTTGTCTGAGttcttactttttattatgttcaaACTTCAGTGATTTTgttctattaattatttatgtgcTCATAAATCCTGCCGTCTTGGTTTCTTGAAAGGActattgtatacaaaatacctaagaatgattttttattagtgagtcaacattgtttttgtttaattggtagtgtttatttttatttgacttaTATGGCTCGTCAGGCTGTCATTTCTTTGTAGTATAAAATTCCATAATGATGAATACACCGCCCGTTCCAAAACCACGGTCTTCAGGTTTCTCACAGAATGATTCATTGAAAAGGCCAGTACCGTTACCTCGTACTAAGGTACCTGTAACTAATGAAAGAGTTACAGCATCTGAAGTGTTGCGTTCTATAGGTTCGGTatcaaaacaaataactgAAGATGTTGCACAAAAAGTTACAAATTCAGCAAAATTTGCAAATGATAAAATTGAGAAATCTTTTATGGATGGTTCAAAATTTGCTAAGGATACTTTAGAGAAAACAATAAGCACATCAAAGGCTGTAAGAGCATCAGTTACAAAGTCTGTCATAGAAACAACAAAAACAGCTGGTCTAAAGATACGTCGCACAAAAAAATTAGAGACAGATCATAGTGAAGACTCTCAAAGATGTGTTTCAATGCCAGCAGCTGATGTTTCATTTTTTGATAACATACAGTTTTATTCACCACTTTTAGAACAAAAAAAGATATCACCTGAAGCTGGTCCATCTGAAAAACGTGAATCACcaagttcacaaataaattctcaaaCAGATAACCTGTCGCTCCTTTCTTGTAATTCAGATTCTATAACTGATAGTGTGAGTATTACTCATGACAATATTGAATATGATCAAAATGACTCTACTTCTTTTTTAGAATCAGAAATGACATACGATACTCCAAAACCATCTAGAGctaatagttttattagtgTGAAATCTGCACCAGAAGTGCCAGgaagaagaaaaaagaaaGAGAAGATAGAAATTATGAGACAGAATTCTCTATATGAGAACTGGACATTACAATTATCTCCAAAACCTAATGTAGAATCTTTTGATAGGCCAAGTAAAAGtactatttatgaatttgATCCCTTAAATTTTACAGCACAGCCTAAGAAATATGATGGTGTCAGTAATGAATTACTGCTGTTGGAGTCTTTTCTGATTGGGGATACTTATGGTACAATTGTTTCAAATGACATTGGGGTTGATGATACATTTGACTTTATTGAAAGTGATTATTTCAATCCCCCAACACCACCTGAAAGATTTGACAGTCTTGCTGTTGGTGAAATTGCCGAAAAACCTACCTTATCACCTAGtgtaaaagataataattcaaattggtACATTGGAAAGGATTGTTCAAGTACAGATGTTATTGAAGATACAAAAACAGGAAGTTCTGTAATGCAAAGATTTTC
Proteins encoded in this window:
- the LOC123718375 gene encoding disco-interacting protein 2 isoform X4, whose protein sequence is MADIIYQSLDISNLPDDIRDKLAELDLELSEGDITQKGYEKKRTRLLAPYIAQQQQSQEVRQEAVQQALAEMQNRPKPSLPMPSKRTSMMAKSPDRERHELSSSSDEDSCAGDSELPPPPDMGSPPSRRPAAPHPRGHAHPLPQPHHQREKKYPPRDKTDIDLSEITHLPTYIQPDVTHTSAGARRGGALVADRVQCYSQPEDTGTGTGRWKVSAKIQQLLNTLKRPKRRPLPEFYEDDDIELEIAANPKDPNAPKPEGGTMTPAVGDQLVVPAGLPRNLEAALQRYGTASFKANVATVLDPNGKLSNSLTYGKLLSRSLKIAYALLNKTFTSKSTSGGPLTGDNNIKPGDRVALVYPNNDPINFMCAFYGCLQAGVVPVPIEVPLTRRDAGLQQVGFLLGSCGIQYALTSDACLKGLPKTSSGDVVSFRGWPSLHWVSTEKLPRPPRDWIPPPRPAEDTPAHIEHTSAVDGSAMGVIVTRASMLAHCRMLSVTCNYTEGEHMVCVLDFKRETGLWHAVLASVLNGMHVIFIPYALMKVSPASWMHMITKYRASVAIVKSRDLHWGLLATRDHKEISLSSLRFLLVADGANPWSLSSCDQFLSIFQSKGVRGDAICPCACSSESMSVCIRRAGRGGSSAGRGVLSMSGLSYGVVRVDAENSLTSLTLQDCGQVMPSCVIVVVKMEGPAYLCKTDEVGEICVLSGATGSGYWGLPGLTNTVFRVRPLDADGDAIGEEHYVRSGLLGFLGPGGLVFVCGSRDGLMTVTGRKHNMDDIIATVLAVEPMKFIYRGRIAVFSVRVLRDERICIVAEQRPDCGEEESFQWMSRVLQAVDSIHQVGIYCLALVQPNYLPKTPLGGIHLSECKRRFLEGTLHPANVLMCPHTCVTNLPKPREIHSDVGPASVIVGNLVQGNRLASAQGRDMGYSDDSDAARKYQFISQILRWRAQSTSDHVIFTLLNSKGAATKVLTCAELHKKAERIGNLLLEKGRVNTGDHVALIFPPGLDLICAFYGCLYVGAVPVTIRPPHPQNLHTTLPTVRMIVDVSKATLVLSNQSVIKLLRSKEASNVIDSKAWPITLDTDDMPKKKLPILYRAPTAEMLAYLDFSVSTTGMLAGIKMSHAAVTSLCRSMKIACELYPSRHIALCLDPYCGLGFALWCLSSIYSGHHSILIPPSEVEINPALWLSAVSQYKVRDTFCSYGVMELCTKGLGSSVNQLKAKGINLGCVRTCVVVAEERPRINLTNSFSKLFSALGLSPRAVSTSFGCRVNIAICLQGASSPEPSTVYVDLRALRNDRVSLVERGSPHSLCLMESGKLLPGVKVITANPETKGQCGDSHLGEIWVQSPHNASGYFTIYGDESDYADHFSAQLVTGNTGEVYARTGYLGFLRRTEISTTGTGDDMSMISRDSDTESLASACGSMSGLMNDSHDTHDAVFVVGALDETIMLRGMRYHPIDIENSVMRCHKKIAECAVFTWTNLLVVVVELDGNDSEALNLVPLVTNTVLEEHHLIVGVVVVVDPGVVPINSRGEKQRMHLRDGFLSDQIDAIYIAYNM